The following nucleotide sequence is from Flavobacterium sp. N1736.
TTCTCAATTGGAGAAATAGCGTGAGCCATTTTTAGGTCAGCATATATTTTCTTAGTTTGACTAAGTTTTTCTTGCAACTCCGCTGCAGAAAGATCTTTTATTTCTGATTGTTTCATAATATAAATTTAATTATGCTTCGAAATCTCTAGCAACGACGAATTTAGTTTTTACTGGAAGCTTTTGAGCTGCAAGACGTAAAGCCTCTTTTGCAACTGATAAAGGAACTCCTCCAACTTCAAACATAATTCTTCCGGGTTTAACAACGGCAGCCCAAT
It contains:
- the rpmC gene encoding 50S ribosomal protein L29 codes for the protein MKQSEIKDLSAAELQEKLSQTKKIYADLKMAHAISPIENPLQIRSVRRTVARLATELTKRELQ